The following coding sequences are from one Formosa haliotis window:
- a CDS encoding gamma carbonic anhydrase family protein, protein MMIIKAVNGKSPQIPDDCFIAENATILGEVSMGENCSIWYNAVIRGDVHFIKMGNKVNVQDGAVIHATYQKSPTTIGNNVSIGHNALVHGCTIHDNVLIGMGSIVMDDCIIESNSIIAAGAVVTKNTHVKSGSIYAGVPAKKVKDISEELISGEINRIADNYVKYSSWFKED, encoded by the coding sequence ATTATGATTATAAAAGCTGTAAACGGAAAATCTCCTCAAATTCCAGACGATTGTTTTATAGCCGAAAATGCTACCATTTTAGGTGAAGTGAGCATGGGCGAAAATTGCAGTATATGGTATAATGCCGTTATTCGTGGAGATGTTCATTTTATAAAAATGGGAAATAAAGTGAATGTTCAAGATGGAGCGGTTATACATGCTACGTACCAAAAATCTCCAACTACTATTGGAAATAATGTATCTATAGGACATAATGCTTTGGTTCATGGTTGTACGATTCACGATAATGTTTTAATAGGTATGGGAAGCATTGTTATGGACGATTGTATTATTGAAAGTAATTCTATTATCGCGGCAGGAGCCGTGGTTACTAAAAATACTCATGTAAAATCTGGAAGTATTTACGCAGGAGTTCCGGCTAAAAAAGTAAAAGATATTAGTGAGGAATTAATCTCTGGAGAAATCAATAGAATAGCAGATAATTATGTGAAGTATTCGAGTTGGTTTAAAGAGGATTAG